The DNA window TGGGCCGGCCCGAGGAGGTCGCCGAGGTGGTGGCCTTCCTCGCCACCCGCGGCAGCTACGTCCACGGCACCGTCATCCACGTCAACGGCGGGCTGTACGGGGGCTAGCGCGGCGGGTAGAGTGCGCACGTGGCGCGCATCCTCGTCGCCGGCTGCGGCTACCTCGGGAGCGAGCTCGCCGCGCAGCTCGCGGCCGACGGCCATGTCACCTTCGGGCTGCGCCGCAGCGCCGGTCCGCTGCCCCGGGGCGTCCAGCCCCTCGTGGCCGACCTGTGCGAGCGCGCCGCCCTGCGCGCCGCACTCGCCGGGGTCGAGCACGGCGGCATCGACGCCGTCGTCTACGCCGCCGCCGCCGATCACTCCGACGACGACGCCTACCGGCGCGCCTACGTCGAGGGCCTCGCGAACGTGATCGACTGGGCCGACGCGCAGGGCATGCGCCCGCCGCGCGTCTTCTTCACCTCGAGCACGGCGGTCTACGCGCAGCAGGACGGCGCGTGGGTCGACGAGGAGAGCCCCACCGAGCCGACCCACTTCAGCGGCGTCCGCATGCTCGAGGCCGAGCGCCTGCTCGCCGCCGCGGGTGGCTGTGCGCTGCGGCTCGGCGGCATCTACGGCCCCGGCCGCACGCGCCTCGTCGAGAGCGTGCGGGCGGGCACCGCCACGATCCGGCCGGGCCCGCCGCGCTGGACCAACCGCATCCACCGCGACGACGCTGCCGGCGCGCTGCGCCACCTGGTCGGGCGCGCGCTCGCCGGCGCGCCGCTCGATCCCGTCTACGTCGGCGTCGACGACGAGCCGAGCGACGACGCCACGACGCTGCGCTGGCTGGCGGAGCGGCTCGGCGTCCCGGCGCCGCCCGTGGCGGGCGATCCCGACGGCCCGCGCGCGCGCAGCGGCAACAAGCGCTGCCGCAACGCCCGCCTGCGCGCCGCGGGCTACGCCTTCGCCTACCCGACCTTCCGGGAAGGCTACGGAGCCGCGATCGCCGCTAGCGGACCGTGATCGTGATCCGCTCCGACACGAGCGGCGGATCGTGGGGCACGTGGTCCTTGTCGCCGAGGATCAGCTGGAGCTCGTGGGTGCCCGGCGGGAGGTCGATCGTGGTCTCGGTCTGGCCGCCCCCGAAGTGGAGGTGCTTCGCGTCGGCGGGCAGCGGCCGGTCGAGCGGCGGGGTCGGCGCGTCGATGATCAGGTGGTGATGGCCGGTGTCGGGCCGGGCGACGCCGGCGGGCGCCACGCCCATGCCCTTCAGCCCGAAGCGCACCGTCACGGGGCTCTCGACCGTCGCGCCCGCGGCCGGCGAGATCACGTAGAGCAGCGCGCCGGCCGGGCGCGGCGTGCGCGGAGCCGGCTGTCCGGCCTCGGTTCCCGCCCCGGCCGGCGTCCCGGCCTGCGCCAGGAGCGGATGCTCGTGGGGCACCCCGAGCTCGTGGGCAAGGGCGCTCGGCGCGAGGAAGAGGGTCAGCAGGACGGCGAGGGTGCGAAGCGGGGCGGGCATGGG is part of the Deltaproteobacteria bacterium genome and encodes:
- a CDS encoding NAD-dependent epimerase/dehydratase family protein yields the protein MARILVAGCGYLGSELAAQLAADGHVTFGLRRSAGPLPRGVQPLVADLCERAALRAALAGVEHGGIDAVVYAAAADHSDDDAYRRAYVEGLANVIDWADAQGMRPPRVFFTSSTAVYAQQDGAWVDEESPTEPTHFSGVRMLEAERLLAAAGGCALRLGGIYGPGRTRLVESVRAGTATIRPGPPRWTNRIHRDDAAGALRHLVGRALAGAPLDPVYVGVDDEPSDDATTLRWLAERLGVPAPPVAGDPDGPRARSGNKRCRNARLRAAGYAFAYPTFREGYGAAIAASGP
- a CDS encoding DUF4399 domain-containing protein produces the protein MPAPLRTLAVLLTLFLAPSALAHELGVPHEHPLLAQAGTPAGAGTEAGQPAPRTPRPAGALLYVISPAAGATVESPVTVRFGLKGMGVAPAGVARPDTGHHHLIIDAPTPPLDRPLPADAKHLHFGGGQTETTIDLPPGTHELQLILGDKDHVPHDPPLVSERITITVR